A window of Paremcibacter congregatus contains these coding sequences:
- a CDS encoding phosphoglycerate kinase gives MATYKTIADLGALDGKRVLIRADLNVPMGDNEAGERVVTDDTRIRSVAPTILHLMDKGAQVIVMSHFGRPKGQVVPEMSLEQVAQPLANALKKPLVFVNDCAGDAVSETLDALEDGTVLLLENLRFHPGEESNDPDFAAALAANADYFVNEAFSCSHRAHASTEGITHLIPSAAGLSLEKELVALENALGKPVHPVCAVVGGAKVSSKLDVLTNLVEKVDHLIIGGGMANTFLAAQGVDVGASLCEHDLADTARAILSKAEAQGCTVHLPTDLVVAKEFKAHAACRTIGLNDVAADEMILDVGPASVVALAEMLKDCKTLIWNGPMGAFEIAPFDAATVALAKAAGALTAAGSLVSVAGGGDTVAALNHAGVADQFSHISTAGGAFLEWMEGKELPGVKALEK, from the coding sequence ATGGCGACATATAAAACCATCGCAGATCTGGGCGCGCTTGACGGCAAGCGCGTCCTTATTCGTGCGGATCTCAATGTGCCCATGGGCGACAATGAGGCCGGTGAGCGGGTCGTCACAGATGACACCCGCATCCGTTCCGTGGCCCCGACCATCCTGCATCTGATGGACAAAGGCGCGCAAGTGATCGTCATGTCCCATTTTGGCCGCCCGAAAGGCCAGGTTGTGCCGGAGATGTCATTGGAACAGGTGGCGCAGCCTCTGGCCAACGCCTTGAAAAAGCCGCTGGTTTTTGTCAATGACTGTGCCGGGGACGCGGTTTCCGAGACTCTGGACGCCCTTGAAGACGGCACTGTTCTGTTGCTGGAAAACCTGCGATTTCATCCGGGGGAAGAAAGCAATGATCCGGATTTTGCCGCGGCGCTCGCCGCCAATGCGGATTATTTCGTCAATGAAGCCTTTTCCTGTTCCCACCGGGCGCATGCCTCCACCGAAGGCATCACGCATCTGATCCCGTCGGCAGCTGGCCTGTCTTTGGAAAAAGAACTGGTGGCGCTGGAAAACGCCCTCGGCAAACCGGTCCATCCGGTCTGCGCCGTGGTTGGGGGGGCGAAAGTCTCCAGCAAGCTCGACGTCCTGACCAATCTGGTGGAAAAAGTTGATCACCTGATCATCGGCGGCGGCATGGCCAATACCTTCCTCGCCGCCCAAGGTGTTGATGTGGGCGCGTCGCTCTGCGAACATGACCTGGCCGATACGGCCCGCGCGATCCTCAGCAAAGCCGAAGCCCAGGGCTGCACCGTGCATCTGCCGACGGATCTGGTGGTGGCGAAGGAATTCAAGGCCCATGCGGCATGCCGCACCATCGGTCTTAATGACGTCGCCGCGGACGAGATGATCCTCGACGTGGGACCGGCGTCAGTCGTGGCCTTGGCCGAAATGCTAAAAGACTGCAAAACCCTGATCTGGAACGGCCCGATGGGTGCTTTCGAGATCGCGCCTTTTGACGCGGCCACTGTCGCGCTCGCGAAAGCCGCCGGCGCGCTGACAGCGGCCGGATCTCTGGTATCCGTGGCCGGTGGCGGCGATACCGTCGCGGCCCTCAACCATGCGGGCGTTGCCGATCAATTCTCTCACATCTCCACCGCCGGTGGCGCTTTCCTCGAATGGATGGAAGGCAAGGAACTGCCCGGCGTGAAGGCCTTGGAAAAATAA
- the gap gene encoding type I glyceraldehyde-3-phosphate dehydrogenase: MTIRVAINGFGRIGRLALRAIYESGRTDIDVVAINDLGAVDMNAYLLKRDSVHGTFPFDVKVEGNIMDLGRGPIRVTSERDPANLPWAELNVDIVYECTGFFADKEKASAHLTAGAKKVLISAPASGVDKTIVFGVNHDTLTADDIIVSNASCTTNCLAPVAQVLHDAVGIEKGIMTTVHAYTGDQRVLDTLHSDPRRARACGLSMIPTSTGAARAVGLVLPELAGKLDGTSVRVPTPNVSMIDLTFVSKKDTTIEEINAAIKSAAEGRLKGVLAYVTEPTVSIDYNHDPASSSFDASQTSVMDGNLVRILSWYDNEWGFSNRMSDTAKIMAGL, from the coding sequence ATGACTATTCGTGTCGCAATTAACGGCTTTGGCCGCATCGGACGTTTGGCCCTGCGCGCCATCTATGAATCAGGCCGCACAGACATCGACGTCGTCGCCATCAATGATCTGGGCGCGGTTGATATGAACGCCTATCTGCTGAAGCGGGATTCCGTGCATGGCACCTTCCCGTTTGATGTGAAAGTCGAAGGCAACATCATGGATCTCGGACGCGGCCCGATCCGGGTTACCTCAGAACGCGATCCGGCCAACCTGCCATGGGCGGAACTGAATGTTGACATCGTTTATGAATGTACAGGCTTCTTCGCCGATAAAGAAAAAGCCTCCGCGCATCTGACCGCCGGCGCCAAGAAAGTGCTGATTTCAGCACCGGCCTCCGGCGTTGACAAGACCATCGTTTTCGGCGTCAACCATGACACCCTGACCGCAGACGACATCATCGTCTCCAATGCTTCCTGCACCACAAACTGTCTCGCTCCCGTGGCGCAGGTGCTGCATGACGCGGTTGGCATCGAAAAAGGCATCATGACCACAGTTCACGCCTATACCGGTGATCAGCGGGTGCTCGACACCCTGCATAGTGATCCCCGTCGCGCCCGCGCCTGTGGCCTGAGCATGATCCCGACATCCACCGGCGCCGCCCGCGCTGTTGGTCTGGTCCTGCCGGAACTCGCTGGCAAGCTTGACGGCACATCAGTCCGGGTTCCGACCCCTAATGTGTCCATGATTGACCTGACCTTCGTGTCCAAGAAAGACACCACGATCGAGGAAATCAACGCCGCCATCAAATCTGCCGCCGAAGGCCGCCTGAAAGGTGTTCTGGCATACGTCACCGAGCCGACTGTTTCCATCGATTATAACCATGATCCGGCCAGTTCCAGCTTTGACGCCAGCCAGACTTCCGTCATGGACGGTAACCTGGTGCGCATCCTGAGCTGGTATGACAACGAGTGGGGCTTCTCCAACCGTATGTCAGACACCGCCAAGATCATGGCTGGCCTCTAG
- the tkt gene encoding transketolase yields MTTSHSDMANAIRALSMDAVQAANSGHPGMPMGMADVATVLFTKHLKYDPAWPEWPNRDRFILSAGHGSMLIYSLLHLTGYENPTMDQIRNFRQLHQPCAGHPEVEELPGVEMTTGPLGQGLATSVGFALAERLSQARMGDVIDHHTYVICGDGCLMEGISHEAISMAGHLKLGKLVVLWDDNEICIDGSTSATVSDDQLARFTASNWHVQAVDGHNPAEIDAALEAAKRDDRPSMIACKTTIGYGAPTKQGTNGVHGAPLGADEIAATREALGWPYPPFEIPADILDAWHTAGKRSQHLAEQWKLAFDGLDEDIKADFTRRQNKELPEALVDAVNAFKKENAENPVKVATRKASEMALGVINPIVTETIGGSADLTGSNNTKTKDQAPITGDDFSGRYMYYGVREFGMSAVMNGLALHGEYIPYGGTFMVFTDYCRSAIRLSALMQQRVIYVMTHDSIGLGEDGPTHQPVEHLMSLRAMPNLAVYRPADVVETAEAWLAALQDTTRPSILSLTRQGLTPVRTTHTDENMVAKGAYELLAADGDAKVTIVATGSEVELAVTARDTLQAEGIPTRVVSMPCTDVFDQQSKAYQDEILGNAPINVAIEAGIKFGWERYVGRDGIIIGMDSFGASAPAPDLYKHFGITSEAIVTAVKNRL; encoded by the coding sequence ATGACGACCTCCCATTCTGACATGGCTAATGCCATTCGCGCACTATCCATGGACGCGGTACAGGCCGCAAATTCGGGTCACCCCGGCATGCCGATGGGCATGGCTGATGTGGCCACCGTTCTCTTCACAAAACATCTGAAATATGACCCCGCCTGGCCGGAATGGCCCAACCGCGACCGGTTTATCCTGTCCGCAGGTCATGGCTCCATGTTGATCTATTCCCTGCTGCACCTGACCGGCTATGAAAATCCGACCATGGATCAGATCCGTAATTTCCGCCAACTGCATCAACCCTGCGCCGGTCACCCGGAAGTAGAGGAACTGCCCGGCGTCGAGATGACCACAGGACCACTGGGTCAGGGACTGGCCACATCCGTCGGCTTTGCCCTTGCCGAACGTCTGTCACAGGCCCGCATGGGCGATGTGATTGATCACCATACTTACGTAATTTGCGGCGATGGCTGCCTGATGGAAGGCATCAGCCACGAAGCCATCTCCATGGCCGGTCACCTGAAACTCGGCAAACTGGTCGTGCTCTGGGATGATAACGAAATCTGCATCGATGGCAGCACCAGCGCCACCGTCTCCGACGATCAACTGGCCCGCTTCACTGCCTCCAACTGGCATGTCCAGGCGGTGGATGGTCATAACCCGGCCGAAATCGACGCCGCCCTTGAGGCCGCGAAACGCGATGATCGCCCGTCAATGATCGCCTGCAAGACCACCATCGGCTACGGCGCGCCAACCAAGCAGGGCACCAACGGTGTGCATGGCGCCCCGCTCGGCGCGGACGAAATTGCCGCCACCCGTGAAGCACTGGGCTGGCCTTATCCGCCTTTTGAAATCCCGGCAGATATTCTTGACGCCTGGCACACCGCCGGCAAGCGTTCACAGCATCTTGCGGAACAGTGGAAACTGGCCTTCGACGGTCTTGATGAAGACATAAAAGCCGATTTCACCCGACGGCAGAATAAAGAATTGCCCGAAGCATTGGTCGATGCCGTCAACGCCTTCAAAAAAGAAAATGCCGAAAATCCGGTCAAAGTCGCGACCCGCAAGGCGTCCGAAATGGCGCTTGGCGTGATCAACCCGATTGTCACCGAAACCATTGGCGGCTCCGCCGATCTCACCGGTTCCAACAATACCAAGACCAAGGATCAGGCCCCGATCACCGGCGACGATTTCTCCGGCCGCTATATGTATTACGGCGTGCGTGAATTCGGCATGTCCGCCGTGATGAACGGTCTGGCGCTGCATGGGGAATACATTCCCTACGGCGGCACCTTCATGGTCTTCACCGATTATTGCCGTTCCGCCATTCGTCTCAGCGCCCTGATGCAACAACGGGTGATCTATGTCATGACCCATGACAGCATCGGTCTGGGCGAAGACGGCCCGACCCATCAACCGGTCGAACATCTGATGAGCCTGCGCGCCATGCCCAATCTGGCGGTTTACCGTCCGGCCGATGTGGTGGAAACCGCCGAGGCCTGGCTCGCCGCCCTGCAGGACACCACCCGTCCGAGCATCCTGTCCCTGACCCGTCAGGGGCTGACCCCGGTCCGGACCACGCACACCGATGAAAATATGGTTGCCAAGGGCGCCTATGAACTTCTGGCCGCCGACGGCGACGCCAAAGTCACCATTGTCGCCACCGGCTCCGAAGTCGAGTTGGCGGTCACCGCCCGCGACACCTTGCAGGCCGAAGGCATCCCGACCCGGGTGGTCTCCATGCCCTGCACCGATGTGTTTGATCAGCAGTCCAAAGCCTATCAGGATGAAATCCTCGGGAATGCCCCGATCAATGTCGCCATCGAAGCCGGAATTAAATTCGGCTGGGAACGCTATGTTGGTCGCGATGGCATCATCATCGGCATGGACAGCTTCGGCGCCTCCGCCCCGGCGCCCGACCTGTATAAACATTTCGGAATTACGTCTGAGGCCATTGTCACAGCGGTAAAAAATAGATTATAA
- a CDS encoding cell division protein ZapA, whose product MANVTVKFNHRSYHLACSDGDGESERLIRLAKYVDDKAAMISSKMGAVSEPRLMLMTAILLADELDEARGGGALQENGAVEDATHMEQTLARTLKRIEDITRQVEAEV is encoded by the coding sequence ATGGCGAATGTAACCGTAAAATTCAATCACCGGAGTTATCACCTGGCGTGTTCGGACGGCGATGGCGAGAGTGAACGGCTGATCCGGCTGGCGAAATATGTTGATGACAAAGCGGCGATGATTTCCAGTAAAATGGGCGCGGTCAGCGAACCTCGTCTTATGTTGATGACGGCGATCCTGCTTGCGGATGAACTGGATGAAGCACGCGGCGGAGGGGCTTTGCAGGAAAACGGAGCGGTTGAGGATGCCACCCATATGGAACAAACTCTGGCCCGGACCCTTAAGCGCATAGAAGACATCACCCGTCAGGTAGAAGCGGAAGTGTAA
- a CDS encoding serine hydrolase domain-containing protein, with protein sequence MYKFLKITGITLFIALMVFGAVVLFNLDKTARLYATMTLFDKNEIVHNFSHMDDAFLTAPVKRSGEIYRFETSPAPLPRSFTYRGQELITENYLKRRATTALLVLKDDKVTFENYYKGTSPEDLRISWSMAKSFTATLFGIAVEDGLIDISKPVEYYLPEMKGSGYEGVPVTDVLQMSSGVTWNEDYADFYSDINRMGRILAIGGSLDEFTTTLTREKPSGEKFHYVSMDTHVIAMIARRVTGKSLIEQVEQHIWSKIGMESDAKWLTDSVGAEFALGGLNVRTRDYARFGRLYLHNGNWNGEQVVPETWIKASTTPSSEHNKPGKDKFGYGFQWWLAPDARPGEFFAVGVYGQFIYINQPENIVIVKNSADRDFMNALNSKHEAITFFRAITDGFRAPAVRQAEAAE encoded by the coding sequence ATGTATAAATTTCTTAAGATTACCGGAATCACCTTATTTATCGCCCTAATGGTCTTTGGCGCGGTTGTGTTGTTTAATCTCGACAAGACAGCCCGGCTTTACGCCACGATGACCCTGTTCGATAAGAACGAAATTGTTCATAATTTCTCTCATATGGACGATGCTTTTCTGACCGCCCCCGTCAAACGCAGTGGTGAGATATACCGGTTCGAGACATCCCCGGCCCCGCTGCCGAGAAGTTTCACCTATCGCGGGCAGGAACTGATCACGGAGAATTATCTTAAGCGCCGGGCCACCACGGCGCTTCTGGTGCTGAAAGACGACAAGGTCACCTTTGAAAATTATTACAAAGGCACTTCGCCGGAAGATCTGCGCATTTCTTGGTCCATGGCCAAGTCCTTCACCGCCACCCTGTTCGGCATTGCGGTGGAAGACGGCCTGATCGACATCAGCAAACCGGTAGAATACTACCTGCCGGAAATGAAGGGCAGTGGTTATGAGGGAGTGCCCGTCACCGATGTCCTGCAAATGTCCTCCGGCGTGACCTGGAACGAGGATTACGCCGACTTTTATTCCGACATCAACCGCATGGGCCGCATATTGGCCATCGGGGGATCGCTTGATGAATTCACCACCACCCTCACCCGGGAAAAGCCTTCCGGTGAGAAATTTCATTATGTCTCCATGGACACGCATGTCATCGCCATGATCGCCCGTCGGGTCACCGGAAAATCACTGATCGAACAGGTCGAGCAACATATCTGGTCGAAGATCGGCATGGAAAGTGACGCCAAATGGCTGACCGATTCAGTGGGAGCCGAATTCGCCCTCGGCGGTCTCAATGTCCGCACCCGCGATTATGCCCGCTTTGGCCGACTCTATCTACATAATGGTAACTGGAACGGTGAACAGGTCGTGCCGGAAACCTGGATCAAGGCTTCCACTACACCATCATCAGAGCACAACAAGCCAGGCAAGGATAAATTCGGTTATGGATTTCAATGGTGGCTTGCCCCCGACGCCCGCCCCGGCGAGTTTTTCGCGGTTGGCGTTTATGGCCAGTTTATCTATATCAATCAGCCGGAAAATATCGTGATCGTGAAGAATTCCGCGGACCGGGATTTTATGAATGCCCTGAATTCAAAACATGAGGCGATTACCTTCTTCCGCGCCATCACCGATGGGTTTCGTGCCCCCGCCGTACGACAGGCGGAAGCGGCAGAATAG
- a CDS encoding OprO/OprP family phosphate-selective porin, with protein MRLINKAITATALTTIFLAATATAQAAGTVENEISDLRKKLEELEAKLEKQSEKSSGSPVKVKWEPAPSISSPDGKFEMNLRGRIYVDTAWINDQQDNENTQATEFRTARLGIEGKAWKDVKYKFEADFAGNEVDVKDAYIQWKGPLAVKVGQFKTPNSLEEQTSSRYITFMERASFTDAFSLARQIGLGLGTSGKDYTVNVGIFRGANATDDEDEGLTFAGRVTYGPKMGDTQLHLGASFRHQNKGDDQSSIRYRQRPHAHLAQNRYIDTGRFADKDTFFGFEAAGVMGPISLQGEWAFVKANIKTPTTGENDPTFNGGYIEASYMLTGESRAYKGSKGSFQRIKVNNPVFEGGMGAWQVAARFDRIDLTDETFFGGEQDTFLVGLNWYLNRHTRFMMNYSHANIKNATDVSKNDVNGKNKVDTIGFRAQVDW; from the coding sequence ATGAGACTGATCAATAAAGCCATCACAGCCACTGCGCTGACAACAATCTTCTTAGCTGCGACCGCAACGGCACAAGCGGCGGGAACCGTTGAAAACGAGATATCCGACCTGCGTAAAAAACTGGAAGAACTCGAAGCCAAGCTCGAAAAACAGTCAGAGAAATCTAGCGGCAGCCCCGTAAAAGTTAAGTGGGAGCCAGCCCCGTCCATTTCAAGCCCGGACGGCAAATTTGAAATGAACCTGCGCGGCCGCATTTATGTCGACACTGCCTGGATCAATGACCAGCAGGACAATGAAAACACTCAGGCTACAGAATTCAGAACCGCACGCCTCGGCATCGAAGGTAAAGCCTGGAAAGACGTCAAATACAAATTCGAAGCCGATTTCGCCGGTAACGAAGTCGATGTCAAAGATGCCTACATTCAGTGGAAAGGTCCATTGGCGGTCAAAGTCGGTCAGTTCAAAACTCCAAACTCCCTGGAAGAACAGACCAGTTCCCGTTACATCACATTCATGGAACGCGCCTCCTTCACCGACGCCTTCTCCCTCGCTCGCCAGATCGGCCTTGGCCTTGGCACCAGTGGCAAGGACTATACCGTTAACGTCGGCATTTTCCGCGGTGCCAATGCAACCGATGATGAAGACGAAGGTCTGACCTTTGCCGGCCGTGTGACCTACGGACCCAAAATGGGCGACACACAGCTTCACCTTGGCGCCTCCTTCCGTCATCAGAATAAGGGCGACGATCAAAGCAGCATCCGCTACCGTCAACGGCCACATGCTCATCTGGCTCAAAACCGTTACATTGATACAGGCAGATTCGCCGATAAAGATACGTTCTTCGGTTTTGAAGCCGCCGGCGTTATGGGCCCTATCTCCCTTCAAGGCGAATGGGCTTTCGTTAAAGCCAATATCAAAACTCCGACAACCGGCGAAAATGATCCGACCTTCAATGGTGGTTACATCGAAGCCAGCTACATGCTGACCGGCGAATCCCGTGCTTATAAAGGCAGCAAAGGTTCCTTCCAGCGCATCAAAGTCAACAACCCTGTCTTTGAAGGCGGAATGGGCGCCTGGCAGGTTGCTGCCCGCTTTGACCGCATTGACCTGACCGACGAGACTTTCTTCGGCGGCGAACAGGATACTTTCCTGGTGGGTCTGAACTGGTACCTGAACCGTCACACACGGTTTATGATGAACTACTCACACGCCAACATCAAAAACGCAACTGATGTCAGCAAGAATGACGTCAACGGCAAGAACAAGGTCGACACCATCGGCTTCCGGGCCCAGGTTGACTGGTAG
- a CDS encoding ATP-binding protein has product MRNIADQKVKTPFYGSESLDSLPLPVILISSNCILLAANKRAREVFNGFRAGEPLSNMITDSYFLEACARVFEKNEAMECEIVRTVRRKRTFQASISPFQSKEGDGAYIAIYETTAAREAERMRASFVADVSHELRSPLTTLIATIETLRGRAGANPDTRARFIELMAQETERMHGIVDDLLSLSATEAVEHILPNQTANLLPIMTNIAKVLSTKARAKGMDIVLEIEDDLPDMRGEYDELYQAIYNLAENAIKYGESDSNVTLRVDVTEHSMEIKVHNYGTPIQEKHIPRLTERFYRVDKSRSRDLGGTGLGLAIVKHIINRHLGELNITSSEEGGTTFSVTFPVMPEEN; this is encoded by the coding sequence ATGAGAAATATTGCAGACCAGAAAGTTAAAACCCCTTTTTACGGCTCTGAATCACTTGACAGCCTGCCTCTGCCGGTGATTCTGATCTCCTCCAACTGCATTTTGTTGGCGGCCAATAAAAGAGCGCGCGAAGTATTTAACGGTTTCCGCGCCGGCGAACCGCTCTCCAATATGATTACGGACAGTTACTTTCTCGAAGCCTGTGCCCGGGTATTTGAAAAAAACGAAGCAATGGAATGCGAAATTGTACGGACGGTTCGGCGTAAACGCACCTTTCAGGCCAGTATCAGCCCGTTTCAGAGTAAAGAAGGGGATGGCGCCTATATTGCAATTTATGAAACCACGGCGGCGAGAGAAGCCGAAAGAATGCGGGCTTCTTTTGTTGCTGATGTCAGTCACGAACTGCGCTCTCCTCTGACAACGTTGATTGCGACCATTGAAACCTTGCGGGGCAGGGCAGGAGCCAACCCGGACACCCGGGCGCGATTCATTGAATTGATGGCTCAGGAAACCGAACGCATGCACGGTATTGTCGATGATTTGTTGAGCCTGTCGGCCACGGAAGCCGTTGAGCATATTCTGCCGAATCAAACCGCCAATTTGTTGCCGATCATGACCAATATCGCCAAAGTGCTATCCACCAAGGCACGGGCCAAGGGAATGGATATCGTGCTGGAGATTGAAGACGACCTGCCGGATATGCGGGGTGAGTATGATGAACTGTATCAGGCGATTTATAATCTGGCGGAAAATGCCATCAAATATGGCGAATCGGATTCCAATGTTACCTTGCGGGTGGATGTTACGGAGCATAGCATGGAGATTAAAGTCCATAACTATGGGACACCGATACAGGAGAAGCATATTCCCCGTCTGACCGAACGATTCTACCGGGTCGATAAAAGCCGCTCCCGGGATCTTGGCGGTACGGGATTGGGGCTGGCGATTGTAAAGCACATCATTAATCGTCACCTTGGAGAGCTGAATATCACCAGCAGTGAAGAGGGCGGGACGACATTTTCCGTTACTTTCCCGGTGATGCCGGAAGAAAACTAA